One Synechocystis sp. LKSZ1 genomic window, ACCAGAGGGTAATAACGTCAAAAACATGGCTTGTCCCACAACAAAGAATAAAAGCACTAAACAACGCAATGATATTGGGAAAGGGAATATCCTGGCGTTTACGGAGAAAATAAAGCAGAAGCAGGGGAATGGAATAGTAAGCAATCGCCGTAAAGCTGTCGGAGAGGAGGTGGAGCCAGACAAGGGGGGTCTGCCAAAGATAACAATGACCGTGGGGAATGTAGCCATTACCCTGGAAAAAAAGCCAGGGGTTAATAACCCAGAGAAAAAAAGACATGGGATGAATAAGTAAGAAGACTCAAAGCTGAGGAAAGGAAAAATCGAGAAGCCCAGAGGAGAGAATTTTGGCCTCAACTTTCAATCATGGTATTACGTCTTCACAGATAGCCGGTGCCGGTCTTTTTGGCCACTGAGCCTAAACCTGTTACCTTAAGGATGAAGAAATATTAAGCCCCGTTGTTGAATGATGCCAGTTCCAGCGTCTTCCCTTGCCACAACTCTCCAAGCGGCCATTACCCAGAGCCAGAATTACCTCCTTTCTCAGCAATACCCAGGCGGATACTGGTGGTCAGAATTAGAGTCCAATGTCACTATTACGGCCGAAGTCATCCTACTCCATAAAATTTGGGGGACAGATAAGGCCCGGCCTCTGCACAAAGCGGCAGCTTATCTGCGGCAACAGCAACGGGAGCACGGCGGTTGGGAACTCTACTATGGCGATGGCGGAGAAATTAGTACTTCCGTTGAAGCCTACCTAGCTCTGCGCGTCTTGGGGGTTCCGGCAGAAGATCCGGCCCTGCTCAAGGCCAAGGACTTTATCCTAAGCCGAGGCGGCATCAGTAAAACCCGAATTTTTACCAAGATGCACCTGGCCTTGGTGGGTTGCTACGACTGGCGAGGCACGCCATCCATTCCCCCCTGGGTAATACTCTTGCCCGACTGGTTTCCCTTCAATATCTACGAAATGTCTAGTTGGGCCCGTTCAAGCACGGTTCCCCTAATGATTGTCTGTGACCAAAAGCCCGTCTTTGATATTACGAATGGCCTGCGGGTGGATGAACTCTACGCCGAAGGTATCAACAATGTAAAGTACGAATTGCCCAAAGCCAACAATTGGGCCGATATTTTTCTGGGCCTAGACCAACTGTTCAAATGGCAAGAGGACTGGCATTTGGTGCCTTTCCGAGAAGCGGGCCTGAAGGCGGCAGAAAAATGGATTCTCGAACGCCAAGAAGTGAGTGGTGACTGGGGCGGCATTATTCCCGCCATGCTCAATTCCCTCCTGGCCCTGAAAGTCTTGGGCTATGACCTACACGATCCGGTGGTGCAACGGGGCATTCAGGCCATTGATAATTTTTCCATAGAATCGGAAACCAGCTTTTGTGTTCAGGCCTGTGTCTCGCCGGTTTGGGATACGGCCTGGGTGGTGCGGGCCTTGACGGAATCGGGTTTCGATCCGGCCGATCCGCGCTTAGTCAAGGCGGGGGAATGGCTCCTCTCCAAACAAATTCTGACCTACGGCGACTGGCAGGTCAAAAATAAGCAGGGTAAACCCGGCGGCTGGGCCTTTGAATTTGATAATAATTTCTACCCGGATCTCGACGATTCAGCGGTGGTCGTCATGGCCCTCCAGGGCCTGCATTTACCCCACGAGGCCCAAAAACAAGCCGCAATCCAGCGGGCTGTTGCCTGGATGGCCACCATGCAATGCAAAGGGGGCGGCTGGGCGGCCTTTGATATTGACAATGACCAGGCCTGGCTCAATGACCTCCCGTACGGCGATCTCAAGGCCATGATTGATCCCAATACCGCTGATGTGACGGCACGGGTGTTGGAAATGCTGGGTTCCTGCAGTCTGACCATGGAGCCAGAACGGATTGAACGGGGCCTGCGTTATTTAGAAGCAGAACAGGAAACCGACGGCAGTTGGTTTGGTCGTTGGGGGGTTAACTATCTCTACGGCACCAGCGGCGTTGTTTCTGCCCTAGCGGCCTTGGCCCCGCAACGCTATCAAACCCAAATTCAACGGGCCATGGCCTGGGTCGTAAGTTGCCAAAATCCTGACGGCGGCTGGGGAGAAACCTGCGAAAGTTATCGAGATGTTAGCCTCAAGGGTAAGGGCATCAGTACCGCTTCCCAGACGGCCTGGGCCTTGATCGCGCTCCTGGATGGCGGCCAAGCAACCGGCCTGTGGCACCATCAGGCCCTTCAACGGGGGATTGACTATTTAATTTCAACCCAAAACCCGGATGGTAGCTGGGACGAAGCCGAATTTACGGGCACGGGTTTCCCTTGTCATTTCTACATCCGTTACCATTTCTATCGCCAATATTTTCCCCTGATGGCCCTTGGTCGCTATCAGTCAAGCCAAGGTCATCAAAATGGAATCACGATGTAGCTAAATTCAGAGGGAGGCACACCCAGGTAGTTGTTAGAAGTTGTTGAATCAAAATGGGTAATACCAAATCTCTAAAGCCCGACTACATAACTAGACCCCACTGTCCCCTTGCGAAGGGGAGGTGCCGTAGGCGGAGGGGTAAACATCTGTATCCTTAATTTGGAGGATTGGTATAACGCTTAGAAGACTCGTGCTCTTGAACTATTTTGGGGACTCAGTGGAATCGAATCCAGAGTGGAAAAGGAGCATCAGCATTCACGCTAAATCACATCGGCAAAAGTCCGTTCCATTTTCCTGAAATACCAAATACCACTTAATAATAGTCCCATGACCAACAATAACGACACGCCAAAACCGGGCCAAAATAATCGCGACTCCCCTCCCAAAATGGCCCAGCGGAAACCATCAATAACCCCGACCATGGGATTTAAAGAGTACAGCATCCGCCATCGTATAGGCACAATCTCACTGCTAAACCCCACGGGAGAAACATACAGTCCAAATTGCACAATAAAGGGCACAATGTAACGAAAATCTCGAAATTGAACATTGAGAGCAGCTAACCATAGTCCCGCTCCCATGGAGGCCATAAAGGCAATCACAATAAAAATCGGTAGCGTGATAATGCGCCAGGAAGGGACGAAATTGTACCAGGCCATTAGCCCCAGTAAAATCATTCCGGAAATCAGAAAATCCACAAAACTGACGACAACGGCGCTGGTGGGAACCACTAGACGGGGGAAATAAACTTTTGACAGCAAATTAGCGTTGTTAATCAGGCTATTACTGCATTCCGTGAGGGCATTGGCAAAAAATTGCCATGGTAGCATTCCAGCAAAAACCAGAATTGGATAAGGAACCCCTTCGGAGGGAAGTTTGGCTAGACGACCAAACACGATCGAGAAGACGATCATGGTTAGCAAGGGCCGCAGGAGAGCCCAGGCAATACCGACCACTGTTTGTTTATAGCGAACAAGAATATCCCGCCAGGCCAGGAAGTAGAAGAGTTCCCGATAGCGCCAGAGGTCTCGCCAATATTCTTTTTCCGTCTTACCGGCTTGAATTACAAGTTTTTGAGCCATTGGCTGTTTCTTTGTGATCCTGCCCCTATCCTACGGTCAAACCGGATAGGATCGACAGAGGCAGAGGGCCAACCCGGGAGTCGTGCTCTAGGATAGACGTGGCCCTGGGGTTGCCAAACCGCCGCTCTATTCCGATACCATCGAAATTCCTAACGAGAACTATCCCGTGAGCTATTCCCTTGACACCACTCACTTTGGCCCGACTAACCTGGTTATTTTACAGCCGACTTCCTACTGTAATTTAGATTGCGACTATTGCTATTTACCGGATCGTCATTTAAAAAATACGCTTTCCTTGGAACTCATTGACCCAATTTTTAAAGCTATTTTTGAGAGTCCCTTTACCGAAATTGATTTTACGATTTGTTGGCATGCAGGGGAACCACTAGCAGCGGGTCTAGAGTTTTACCGTCAGGCCTTTGCCTTCATTGACCAGGCCAGTGATAGATACAACTATAAAAAACTTAATTTTTGCCATTCTTTCCAGACTAATGCCATTTTAATTAATCAGGATTGGTGCGATTTTTTTAAAACCTATCCTGTCCATATTGGTGTGAGTTTAGATGGGCCAGCTTTTCTCCATGATGCCCACCGCAAAACTCGTACTGGGCTGGGGAGTCATCAAGCAACAATGAGGGGAGTGGAATATCTACAAAAAAATGAATTGTTTCATAATATCATTACTGTTTTAACAGAAGATTCTCTCGATTATGCCGATGCAATGTTTAACTTTTTCCGAGACCAGGGCCTGACTGATGTGGGCTTTAATATGGAGGAAACGGAGGGAGTTAACCGTCAGTCTTCCCTAGAAAAAAGCAATGCCCTAGCGCGTTATCGAGCCTTTATTCAACGATTTTGGCAGTTAACTAGCCAGAGTGACCTTCCCTTCCGGGTACGAGAGTTTGAATGTCTGTGTAGTCTGATTTATACCGAAGAACGACTAGATCATACGGATATGAATCATCCCTTTGCTATTGTGAATATCGATCACCAGGGTAATTTTTCCACCTTTGATCCCGAATTACTTTCCGTGAATATTGAACCCTACGGTCATTTTATTTTAGGCAATGTTCTCACCGATAGTTTTGCCTCAGTCTGTGAAAGCCCGAAGTTTCAGCGAATCTATGCCGATATGCAGGCTGGTGTGGCCCAATGTCGCCAGACTTGTGACTATTTTGGCCTCTGTGGTGGGGGTGCGGGGAGTAACAAGTACTGGGAAAATGGAAGTTTCAATTCGACGGAAACCCTGGCCTGTCGCTACCGCATTCAAGAAATTGCTGAGGTGGTGATTGGGGCCTTGGAGGAATCTCTCGGTGTCGCCTAATTGGCCTGTACCCTAGACAATGAAACGATCTCTGCAACCACGCTGGAATGTATCCCGTTGGGCCCTGACTTACCCCTGGTTGACCATTAGCTTTTGGTTAGCTATTGCGGTGGCAGGCCTGTTGGCCTTGAGTTCCCTCAAGTACGCGCTTTTCCCCGAAGTAACGTTTCCCGTGGTGATTCTTCAGGCCACGGCTCCCCTAGAGAGCGTCGAGGCCACTGAAAGCCTGCTGACCAATCCTCTAGAGGCCCCCCTCAAAGACTTGGCCCAGGCCAACCTCTATTCCTCCACCTATACTGGCCAAACCGTTATCACAGTGGCCTTTGATGCGGGTCGCACTCTAGACCAGGCCACCCAAGAAGTGGAACAGGCCCTTGAAAAAATTCAGCTCCCATCAACAGCAAAACTGAAGGTCTTGCCCTTCAATCTCAATGAATCCGCTGCTGTTACCTACGCCATTCAAGCCGAGGGTCAAACCATAGAGGGCTTGAGAGATAAGGTGCAGTCCCAAATTCTGCCGCTCCTTGAAAAAATACCAGGAGTTTTGCGGGTTAATTTGCTTGGAGATGGTGGCTTTCGAGACAAGACTGACCGCACAGGGGTGAATCCACCGACTCTGACGCGCTACAACGGCCAGGATGTACTGGCAGTGCAGGTGATCAAACAGGCCCGGGCCAATACCCTAGAAGTAGTGAACCGAGTAGAACAGCAGATGGCCCAACTCCAACAGCAATGGCCCGACCTGCAACTGATCGAGGCAGAAACCCAGGCCCACTACATCCAAGAAGCCACCACGGCAACCCTAGAGGCCCTAGCGGGGGCCATTGTCCTAGCAATTTTAGTGATCTTTCCCTTTCTGCGGAGTTGGCGGGCCACCTTAATTAGTGCCATTGCCATTCCTCTGTCTTTGCTGGGTACCTTTATTGTCATGGCGGCCTTGGGCCTTAACCTCGAGACCTTGACTCTGCTGGCCCTGGCCCTGGTGATTGGCATCGTGGTGGATGATGCCATTGTGGATGTGGAAAATATTGCTCGGCATATCGAGGCAGGCCTGGCCCCCAAACAAGCAGCTTTACTGGCCACGGAGGAAATTGGCCTGGCGGTTTCCGCCACCACCCTCTCCATCGTGGCGGTTTTTTTGCCCATTGCTTTTATGGGGGGAACCCTAGGGCAATTCTTTAAACCCTTTGCGATCACTGTTTCCGCTGCTGTGATTTTTTCCCTGCTGGTGGCTCGCACCCTTTCTCCGGTTCTAGCAGTATTTTGGCTACGACCTTCCCCCCAGGCTCATCCCTCTCGATTTCAACTGCCCCTAGACAGAATTACCCAGGCCTATCAATCCTGTCTGGCTTGGTCGCTCCGCCATTGCTGGCGCGTGGTTGTCTTTGCCGTACTGAGTTTAGTTCTAGGCCTGGCCCTGATTCCCCTGATTCCCCAGGGTTTTATCCCTACCCTAGACCGGGGCGAATTTAATGTAGTCTTTCAATCGGCCCAACCCCGACGACTAGCCCCCACCCAGAGCAATCCTTCCCCCACGTCTACTACTCCTAACAGTGGGGCCTTTGACTGGATCGAAACCTTGGCTGTCTCCCCTGAAGCCTTTCTGTTGCGACGCAGTCGTCGCATTGCCGAGCAACTCGAACCGGTTGTCCTAGCTGATCCCAATGTGGCCTCGGTGTTTACCGTTGCCGGGGGCCAGGGAAATCCCCTCAAGGGTAATCTCTACGTGCAACTCAAAGCCGACCGTCCCCAATCCACTGCCATGGTTCAGACCCAATTGCGGGAACGTCTGCCAACGATACCGAAGGTCACTACTAGTGTAGAAAATATCCTGTTTGTACAAACTGGGGATGATACGCCCCTAAAATTGGCCTTTACTGGCCCCGATCTGACCCAACTGCAGGCCCTGGGCCAAACCTTAAAAAGCAAGGTCGAGGCCGTTCCCGGTCTGCTCCAGGTTAAAATCACCAGCGATCAGAGCAGTAGTGAGGCCATTGAGCATTTCCAGGGCCAGCGGGCCATCTATCTCAGTGCTAATCTGGCCCCAGGCTATGCCCTCGGCGAATTGACCCAGCAGGTAACGGCCCTTGCCACTCCCCTCCTTCCCCCTGGCGTTAACCTAGAATTGCAGGGAGATTCAGCGCGTTTGGGCTTAGTATTGGCAGAATTTGGCGTAACCCTACTCCTGTCCCTGGGCCTGATGGTGGGGATTTTACTCTGGTTATTTCAGCGGCCCTTGGAACCTCTGGTCATTGCCCTGTCCCTACCTCTGGCTATTGTCGGGGCCATGCTGGGTCTGCTTTTTACTCAAAGCGACTTTGGCATGATTTCTCTAATTGGCCTAATCTTTCTGCTGGGCCTGCTGGATAAAAATGCCGTTCTCCTCATTGACTATGCGAATCAACGTCAGGCCCAAGGCCTACCCCTCGACCAGGCCCTGCTAGAAAGTGGCCGAGTACGTCTGCGACCGATTGTGATGACCACAGCCTCTACGATTCTAGGAATGCTCCCCCTGGCCCTGGGCTGGGGGGCTGGGGCCGAGTTGCGTCAACCCATGGCCATTGCCATCATGGGCGGACTGACCACCTCTTCCCTGCTCAGCTTGGTGGTTGTGCCAGTACTCTATAGTCTTTTGCAGGCCCATTGGCCAAGCAGTGGAACGCAAACGAAGTAAGTCAGCTGAAATGGCCCTCAATTGGCCCTGGTTGCTCTGGGAGATAAAAAATCGGGATGGCGGGATTCGAACCCACGGCCCCTTCGTCCCGAACGAAGTGCGCTACCAAGCTGCGCTACATCCCGAAATTAGCTTGTATATAATAGCACGAACTTGAGTTCAGTAGTGATGCTGAAGTCCCTAACCCAAGCTCCAAGGCAGTTTTACCGGTGCTAAACGCCCAGATTTTTCGTTTTCAGTCCAGATAGGTCTACCCGGCCAAAATGAAGACTGAAAGCTACTTGGACATTTTCTAGGGACTTAACCAACCAAGGCACCCCTGAGCGAGAAAAGGATTCGTAGTGGTTGAATAAAATGGAAAAGCGCTTTTCTAGGTAGGGTTTGACTTTATTGCAGAACAAAACCACTTTCAGGAGCAGGCCCACGGTACGAGTAACCCCCATATTGGCAATGAGATCAACAAAAATATAGTGGTCGGGTTGCTGGGCACTCTCAACGGTCAGGAAATTTAACAGGCGGCTAGAGGTTCGCATCATTAAGAATTCCGTCGGCCGCTTGCTATTGCAGTCAGGGTAACTATTTTGTAGAAGGTGATAAAGTTTTTTGCTGAATTGGCCCTGCTGATACTTTTCATCGAGGGAACCCAGAACGTAATCGTAAAGATTATCTTTAAAGCCCCCGAAGGTAGGCGTGTGAATAATCTGATTATTGAAACTTTGGGAAAGGGCCTTGTAGGTCTGGCCACGCTCAGCCGTTCCCACAAAATGTTTAATCGAACGATTGAGTTCTTTATCACTCAAAAGGGTGGGATTGGGGACGGACTGAATTAACTCCGTCTGGGGCAACAACAGGCCAGAACGATTGGATTGAGACAGGCGGACACGGTAGGTGACGTAGCGGGATAGGTTAATTTCAAAATGACGCTCATACTGAACCTTCATACGACGCACCATTTGTTGGTGCTCCTGGCTACTGTCATCTCCTGTCAGGCAGTGGTCGTACAGGTAAGGATAACGATGAATTAAGGTTCCTACGGCATCGTTACCCTGGTTACCACTGGTTTGTTTCCCCTGGACAATCGTGGCGACCCGTTGGATTCGTAAAAACGCCTCAGTTTGAGTAAAGGCCAGGACAAGCTGGCCAACCCGGTTAGAACTATGAATGGTATGGCCACGCTGGACAACTAATTTATCTAGTAATTCCGCCAGCTTTGGAATGGCCCGCTGATGCTGGGGCTGGAGTTGCCAATGGTTAATTAAAATATGGCAACAGCGGTTAAAGAAATGGTTGAAAGTGATTTCAATATCTTTCTGCCGCACAAGACGATTTAAAGACTGGAATACCTCAGTCTCCCGAAAGCCCCTTGCTTCGATAAACAGTTGTTGAAAGTCGTCTAATACTGAATCGGGCGCATTGGACTGAACAGCTTCTAACAAGAAATCGTAGAGAAGCTGTTCATCGGTTAAGGGCTTGGCAAAGGCGTTCGTCAGCATAGCAGGGGTGTTCATGGGGCCCTCCTTACCAGCAAGGCAGGGGGTAGAAGGAGAGAGCAAAGGGCGATGACACGAGGAGCATTCTAGCAAAGGACCGGACAGCTTCTGGATGACCTATGAGTAGTTCAAAACAATGCTATGATTGGTCTGCCCGCAGGGGTCTACTCCGTATTCAGTGGCCTTCAAGAATGAACCATAATCTCAATAGCTATTGCCAAGATAGTGCGCAAACTCACTATTTGAGTGTGATTTGGATCACAGGTTAATCAGACTTTAAATTCCTGAAGACTATTCTAACTTGATTTCCGTTTTTAGTCCCTATTTTTTAGACGTTAACTATCATGGCACTGGGTTTTTCACTTTTTGACATCCGCAGAATCCTGGAAAATCATCTACAAAAAGAAATCGATGTTTGCGCAGATTTACCGATAAACAAAATAAGTACAGATACGCGAGCACTGGCGGCGGGCGACCTGTTTGTTGCTCTCCGGGGAGAGAATTTCGATGGTCATACCTTTGCAGAAACGGCTCTAGGTCAAGGGGCCAGCGGTCTCGTTGTTGAGCAGTTTCTTTCCCTATCTCGGCCCCTGCCTCAATTTATGGTTAAAGATACCCTAGGGGCTTATCAAGCTATTGCCCAAGCTTGGCGACAACGATTTAGTATCCCCGTGATTGGGATAACGGGTTCCGTCGGCAAAACAACCACGAAGGAATTGACAGCGGCAGTGCTCTCCTTAAAGGGGAATGTTCGTAAAACAGCAGTCAATAATAATAATGAAATTGGGGTTCCTAAGACTCTGTTGGAAGTTACCCCAGAGGATGACTACGCCATCATTGAAATGGCCATGCGGGGACGGGGAGAAATTGCACTATTGGCAGAAATTGCCCAACCGACTATTGGTTTAATCACAAATGTTGGTACAGCCCATATTGGCCGCCTTGGTTCAGAACAGGCCATTGCCGAGGCTAAATGCGAACTGCTCGCGACGATGCCCTCCACCAGCCTGGCCATTCTCAATTGGGATAACCTCCGACTCCGGACAACGGCCCAACAGGTCTGGAGCGGCTCGGTATTGAGTTATGGCCTGGAAGGGGGAGATATTCAGGGAACATTGCTTGATGCCCATACCCTACAGGTTCAGGGCCATTGTTTGCCGTTGCCCCTACCTGGTCGTCACAATGCCTCCAATTACCTGGCGGCCCTGGCCGTCGCCCAGGCCCTGGGCATTGATTGGCAGCCTTTAACCCAGGGACTCCCCGTTGAGCTCCCCAGCGGACGGGCCCGTCGCTATACTCTAGATCCCGATATCCTGCTATTGGATGAGACCTACAATGCCGGCCTAGAATCCATGCTAGCCGCCTTACAGCTATTACGAGAAACCCCTGGCCAGCGCCATATTGCGGTGCTAGGGGCCATGAAAGAGCTGGGAGACCGCGCCCCAGAATTCCATGACCGAGTGGGTCAACGGGTGGCATCTTTGGGCATCAACCACCTATTCTTACTCGCCAATGACCCAATGACTGATGCCATTGCCAGCGGAGCTGCCCCTGTACCTTGCCATGTCTTTACCGACCACGAAAGTTTGATCCAAGCCCTCCAGGCCTTTATGCAGCCGGGAGACCGTCTGTTATTCAAGGCCTCTAACTCGGTGGGTCTGGGCCAAGTTGTCGGTAAGCTAAAGGCTTTCGAGGTAGCGCAATAGATCCGCCATATCTTGGGCATTGGGCTGAAACTTTGGCATGGGGGGCGTTTTGCCACTAATCACCTGTTCGATCAAACGGGGGGAAGATTTATGTTGGGATACGCCGTGTAAACTTGGCCCAATGTTTCCATCCCCCGCTAATCCATGACAAACCGCACAATTGGTCTGAAAAATGGCCTGCCCCCGATTCAGATTGCCGGTTAGATGGAGGACTTCCTGAACGTAGGGATCGGTCTGGTACCCGGCCCACCAGCCCAGGCCCCCGAGGAACACCAGTAGACAAAGCGCAACCCCAGCCCCCCAGAGAGGCAGAGCAAGCTTGGTAGAGGGGAAAGTCTTGTCCATGGCTACAAGGCAGAAAGGATGTAAAGATTTTGCAACACTAAATTGCTAGATCTTAATTGTAATTAGTATTTCTTAATACTTGGAGTTTTGGGTCCCTGTTTTCTACCCAAGCAAGCCAACAAATCAGGCTATAATCATCCCTCGGTGTAGCGATGCTCTAGGAGATCTCCCTCCGAGCCGCTTTATCCCAGTTTTTATCCAAAATTAGGAACTCCTTTTTAATTATTAACCATGGTCAATACCTATACTGCCGAAATTCAGCATCAAGGCCAAACCTATACGATCTCTGTTCCCGAAGACCAGACGGTTTTGCAGGCGGCGGAATTAGCAGGTCTCTCTCTACCGACCTCCTGTGGTGCAGGGGTCTGTACAACCTGTGCGGCCCTAATTTTGTCAGGCCAGGTGGAACAAAGTGATGGTATGGGGGTTTCCCCGGAACTCCAGCAGGAAGGGTATGCTCTGCTCTGTGTAGCCTATCCCCGTTCCAATCTCAAAATTGTCACGGAGAAGGAAGACGAAGTCTACCAACGGCAGTTTGGCAAGGCCTAGTCCCCAAAGATTGTGATTGAAAGCGCAAGCTCGGGTTAGAATCAGGGAGTAATCTTAAGACCTTAGACCAGGGTTAAGCCAACGGAGCCTAATCTTAACTCGGCTAACTGAGTTGTTTTTGTCCCGACCTCTACCACTATGAACGAAGCACAACTTCCCCTAGATGCCCTAGACCATTCTCCGGAAGAAATCCTGGCCAGCGATGAGGCCAGTCCGGAGTTACCAGAGCCTTCTCCATCCGACAGTGCTGAGGTTACGTCCCATCCAGAAGATAGCGTTGAGGAGGGAGAACCCGCCACCAGTCCCGAGCAAATCATCGCCACTCTCCAGGGGGAATTGGCAAGCCACCGTCAAGAACTGGCTCAGCAGGCCGAGCAACTAGAGTTGTATAAAAAGCGCTATATGGGCCTGGCCGCTGAATTTGACAACTTCCGTAAGCGGACTCAGCGTGAACGGGAAGACCTTGAAAAACAGGTCAAAGGTAAAACCATCACAGAACTTCTCAACGTGGTCGATAATTTTGAGCGGGCTCGAACCCAACTCAAGCCTTCTACAGAAGGGGAAATGGAGATCCATAAAAGCTATCAGAGTGTTTATAAAAGCTTTGTTGATAGTCTAAAACGATTGGGGGTGACGGCCATGCGCCCAGAAGGTCAAGCCTTTGACCCCAATTACCATGAGGCGATGTTGCGAGAAGCAACGGACGCTCACCCCGAAGGAACCGTCATCGAGCAACTGGTGCGGGGCTACCTGCTGGAGGATTTTGTCCTACGCCATGCCATGGTCAAGGTTGCCGCCCCGAAAGAAGATGTGATAACCTCGGACGCAACCAGTCTTCCAGAAGACGCTGCTCCTGCTGCTGAATAGTTCCAGACCCTTGCTATCCGGTCGCCTAAATCTGCTCCTCTTTTTTTTTTGACCAGCGTCATTAAACCGAGGCGCTAGACCAACTACCAACCACCTCGTCACCGATTATGGGTAAAGTCATTGGTATCGATTTGGGAACCACCAACAGTTGTGTTTCCGTTCTAGAAGGCGGTAAACCGATCGTGATCCCCAATGCCGAGGGCGGCCGGACAACCCCAAGTATCGTCGGTTTTGGCAAGGGTTCCCAGCGACTAGTGGGCCAATTAGCCAAGCGCCAATCCGTTACCAATGCAGAAAATACGGTTTACAGCATTAAGCGTTTTATCGGCCGCCGTTGGGACGATACCGTAGAAGAACGCTCTCGTGTTCCCTACAACTGCACTAAGGGACGAGATAGTACGGTCAATATCGATATTCGAGGCCAGCAGTTTACTCCCCAGGAAATTTCCGCCATGGTTCTGCAAAAGCTCAAGGCTGATGCCGAGGCCTTTTTGGGGGAAACAGTTTCGGAAGCCGTGATTACCGTGCCGGCTTATTTTACAGATGCCCAGCGTCAGGCCACGAAGGATGCCGGAGCGATTGCGGGTTTGGAGGTCTTGCGAATTATTAATGAACCCACGGCGGCTGCCCTGGCCTATGGTTTGGATAAACAAGATGAAGAAGAATTGATCCTGGTCTTTGACCTCGGGGGAGGCACCTTTGATGTTTCCCTACTCCAGTTGGGCAATGGGGTCTTTGAGGTCGTCTCGACGGCAGGAAATAATCATCTGGGGGGAGATGATTTCGATAATTGCGTGGTGCGCTGGATGGTGGATAACTTTAAGGCCCAGGAGCATATTGACCTCAGCGGGGACAAAATGGCCCTCCAGCGTTTGCGAGAAGCGGCGGAAAAGGCCAAAATTGAGTTGTCGAGTATGCTAACCACCTCCATCAACTTACCTTTCATTACTGCCGATGAAAGTGGGCCAAAACATTTGGAAACAGAACTGAGCCGGAGTCAATTTGAGGAACTGACGAAGGACCTCCTCCAGGCAACCACCGTTCCCCTGACCCAGGCCTTAGATGATGGGGAAGTGAAAGCAAAGGACGTGCATCGGGTTATTTTAGTTGGAGGATCGACTCGGATTCCTGCAGTACACCGTATCATTCAGCAATTTTTCCCCGAAAGTCAGTTAGACCGGTCGATTAACCCCGATGAAGCAGTAGCCTTAGGAGCCGCGATCCAGGCGGGGGTTATCGGCGGCGAAGTCGAAGATG contains:
- the shc gene encoding squalene--hopene cyclase — translated: MMPVPASSLATTLQAAITQSQNYLLSQQYPGGYWWSELESNVTITAEVILLHKIWGTDKARPLHKAAAYLRQQQREHGGWELYYGDGGEISTSVEAYLALRVLGVPAEDPALLKAKDFILSRGGISKTRIFTKMHLALVGCYDWRGTPSIPPWVILLPDWFPFNIYEMSSWARSSTVPLMIVCDQKPVFDITNGLRVDELYAEGINNVKYELPKANNWADIFLGLDQLFKWQEDWHLVPFREAGLKAAEKWILERQEVSGDWGGIIPAMLNSLLALKVLGYDLHDPVVQRGIQAIDNFSIESETSFCVQACVSPVWDTAWVVRALTESGFDPADPRLVKAGEWLLSKQILTYGDWQVKNKQGKPGGWAFEFDNNFYPDLDDSAVVVMALQGLHLPHEAQKQAAIQRAVAWMATMQCKGGGWAAFDIDNDQAWLNDLPYGDLKAMIDPNTADVTARVLEMLGSCSLTMEPERIERGLRYLEAEQETDGSWFGRWGVNYLYGTSGVVSALAALAPQRYQTQIQRAMAWVVSCQNPDGGWGETCESYRDVSLKGKGISTASQTAWALIALLDGGQATGLWHHQALQRGIDYLISTQNPDGSWDEAEFTGTGFPCHFYIRYHFYRQYFPLMALGRYQSSQGHQNGITM
- a CDS encoding ABC transporter permease, producing MAQKLVIQAGKTEKEYWRDLWRYRELFYFLAWRDILVRYKQTVVGIAWALLRPLLTMIVFSIVFGRLAKLPSEGVPYPILVFAGMLPWQFFANALTECSNSLINNANLLSKVYFPRLVVPTSAVVVSFVDFLISGMILLGLMAWYNFVPSWRIITLPIFIVIAFMASMGAGLWLAALNVQFRDFRYIVPFIVQFGLYVSPVGFSSEIVPIRWRMLYSLNPMVGVIDGFRWAILGGESRLFWPGFGVSLLLVMGLLLSGIWYFRKMERTFADVI
- the grrM gene encoding cyclophane-forming radical SAM/SPASM peptide maturase GrrM/OscB; translation: MEIPNENYPVSYSLDTTHFGPTNLVILQPTSYCNLDCDYCYLPDRHLKNTLSLELIDPIFKAIFESPFTEIDFTICWHAGEPLAAGLEFYRQAFAFIDQASDRYNYKKLNFCHSFQTNAILINQDWCDFFKTYPVHIGVSLDGPAFLHDAHRKTRTGLGSHQATMRGVEYLQKNELFHNIITVLTEDSLDYADAMFNFFRDQGLTDVGFNMEETEGVNRQSSLEKSNALARYRAFIQRFWQLTSQSDLPFRVREFECLCSLIYTEERLDHTDMNHPFAIVNIDHQGNFSTFDPELLSVNIEPYGHFILGNVLTDSFASVCESPKFQRIYADMQAGVAQCRQTCDYFGLCGGGAGSNKYWENGSFNSTETLACRYRIQEIAEVVIGALEESLGVA
- a CDS encoding efflux RND transporter permease subunit; translation: MKRSLQPRWNVSRWALTYPWLTISFWLAIAVAGLLALSSLKYALFPEVTFPVVILQATAPLESVEATESLLTNPLEAPLKDLAQANLYSSTYTGQTVITVAFDAGRTLDQATQEVEQALEKIQLPSTAKLKVLPFNLNESAAVTYAIQAEGQTIEGLRDKVQSQILPLLEKIPGVLRVNLLGDGGFRDKTDRTGVNPPTLTRYNGQDVLAVQVIKQARANTLEVVNRVEQQMAQLQQQWPDLQLIEAETQAHYIQEATTATLEALAGAIVLAILVIFPFLRSWRATLISAIAIPLSLLGTFIVMAALGLNLETLTLLALALVIGIVVDDAIVDVENIARHIEAGLAPKQAALLATEEIGLAVSATTLSIVAVFLPIAFMGGTLGQFFKPFAITVSAAVIFSLLVARTLSPVLAVFWLRPSPQAHPSRFQLPLDRITQAYQSCLAWSLRHCWRVVVFAVLSLVLGLALIPLIPQGFIPTLDRGEFNVVFQSAQPRRLAPTQSNPSPTSTTPNSGAFDWIETLAVSPEAFLLRRSRRIAEQLEPVVLADPNVASVFTVAGGQGNPLKGNLYVQLKADRPQSTAMVQTQLRERLPTIPKVTTSVENILFVQTGDDTPLKLAFTGPDLTQLQALGQTLKSKVEAVPGLLQVKITSDQSSSEAIEHFQGQRAIYLSANLAPGYALGELTQQVTALATPLLPPGVNLELQGDSARLGLVLAEFGVTLLLSLGLMVGILLWLFQRPLEPLVIALSLPLAIVGAMLGLLFTQSDFGMISLIGLIFLLGLLDKNAVLLIDYANQRQAQGLPLDQALLESGRVRLRPIVMTTASTILGMLPLALGWGAGAELRQPMAIAIMGGLTTSSLLSLVVVPVLYSLLQAHWPSSGTQTK